The Myroides fluvii region TCCTTCAAAGAACGCCGTTTCAATCGCATCACCCAATCGATTGTAAAATTCATCCGTATCCTTTACGACAATACGGTCAATAATTAATTGAATGTCTGCTGTTGTGAATTGATTGATACGATCATCCTCTAGATTTAGAAATTCATCTAAACGAACCATTTCACCTTTTACAGCCAAACGAGCATATCCTTGTTTGAGTAAAATGGCTAGATGCTCCGCTAAAGTTCGATCATCTTCAAACAATAGAGGGGCGACTAAAAGCCATTTACTATCTAAATCAAAGGATTTGATTAAAGCGATGACGTCAGTAACGGTATCTTTTTTAACCTCATGTCCAGAAATAGGAGAGTACGTACGGCCGATACGCGCAAACAGTAATTTTACATAATCGTAGATTTCTGTAGAAGTACCAACGGTTGATCGAGCGTTGGTTGTGTTTACCTTTTGTTCAATCGCAATAGCAGGAGCAATTCCTTTGATATATTCTACTTTGGGCTTATCGATGCGACCCAAAAACTGACGGGCATAAGAAGACAAACTTTCTACATAGCGGCGTTGCCCTTCTGCATAAAGTGTGTCAAAGGCTAAAGTGGATTTTCCAGAGCCAGAAAGCCCTGTAATGACCACCATTTGGTTTCTTGGAATGACTACATCAATATGCTTTAAATTATGCAGATGTGCTCCCTTAATTATAATATTGTGTTTAGGATCTAGTTTAGAAAAATCTATTTTAGACATAGGAGATTCGTGTATATGAAACACAAAAATACGCTTTTATCTTTGTTTACGAAATGCTTTGAGAAAGGAAAGAATAATTAAAGTGTTTAACATTTTTTTTAAACTATTGTTTTTAACAAAATATTTTATATATATTTGTTGCACTTAACCGATAAAATTAAAGGCCTATATAACAGCATTACTTTTTTTAGATACAAATAAAACAGCTATAAAAAGAATTTTGTTATGGAATTAATTCAATTACCAGATGCAACTTTAGTGCATCATTATGTTGGAGGAAATGAACAGGCGCTTGAAATTTTAATTAAAAGACATCAAGCTAAAATTTTTGGATTTATTTTCAGTAAATTAGATGATGTTGAACTGGCCAACGATATTTTTCAAGATACCTTCATCAAGGTGGTCAATACCCTAAAAACAGGAAAGTACAACGAAGAAGGAAAATTCATTTCTTGGGTAATGCGCATTGCTCACAATTTGATTATGGATCATTACCGCAAAGAAAAACGCGTAACAATATACAACGATACCGAACAAACGCCATTTTTTACGTTTTTAAAAGATGACAGTGAGACGATAGAAGAAGTATTAGTCAACAATCAAATTACAGAAGATTTACAACAGCTAATTCTCGAGTTGCCTGAAGATCAACAAGAAGTGATTCGCATGCGTTTATATCAGGATATGAGCTTTAAGGAGATTGCAGAAACAAGAGCGATTAGCATCAATACGGCATTAGGTAGAATGCGTTATGCCATCATTAATTTGAGGAGACTCATGGAGAAAAGACAAATTTCTCTTAGCCAATAATAAAATCTCGTTTTTTGCGTTTAAAGGGAATAAACCAATAGATTTTATATGGAAAAAAAATACAAAACCCTTTTAAAAACGAAAGAAGCCAAGCTGCCCAAAACAGAATTAATCGAAAAAATACTGACGTATTCTAAATTTTGGTCACATTTAGCACTTAGCGATTTTATGGAGCCAAGTTTGAAAACTTCAAAGGCGAACTAAAAAAAAGCATCGATTATTTCGATGCTTTTTTTTCTTGTTTCTTATAGTATTCATTGAGCACCGTTTTTCGACCAATTACACTCGTTATAATATCTAATTCTAACTTCCAGGCTCTAGCCGGAGAATATTGACGTCCGTACCACACCAATTGCAGGTGCAATTTGTTCCATTTGTCTTTGGGAAATAAGCGTTTGGCGTCTTTCTCCGTTTGTTGTACACTTTTTCCGTTTGAAAACCCCCAGCGATACAGTAAACGATGAATATGCGTATCAACAGGAAAAGCGGGAATATCGAACGCCTGGGCTATGACAACCGAGGCTGTTTTGTGCCCCACGGCAGGTAAACGTTCCAAAGCCTCCATATCTGCAGGCACTTCTCCATTGTGCTCTTCAATTAAAATTTTCGATAAACCGTAGATACCCTTGCTTTTCATTGGAGATAAACCACATGGGCGGATGATGTCTTGAATCTCCGCTACAGTCATCTTGACCATATCATACGGATTATCAGCCTTAGCAAATAAAATAGGCGTGATTTTATTGACGCGCTCATCTGTACATTGTGCCGATAATAAGACCGCAATCAATAGGGTATACGCATCCTTGTGGTCTAAAGGAACGGGTATTTCAGGATATAAGGCATCTAAAGTTTCAAGAACAAAATGCACTTTTTCAGTTTTAGTCATGTTTAAACATTCAAATTATAAGAACATCCTTTGTGAAAAGATTTACAAATATCGTCAAAAAAAATCATATCCTTGGATGAGCACTATAGATTTAGGTAAGCGTGTGATTGGCTATCTCTATCTGAATTGAATAAACTATTTAATCTTTCTATTTTAACTATTTTTAGTATTGAATAATCGTAATTATTTTATTTTTAGTCTTTTATGGTATAATTTTAATTAATTATATTGATTTATATTTAATAGTTTTGCTTTTTAAATTAATCAAATTGTTATGAAAAAAAGAGTTAAAACTGCCGCAGTATTTGCGTTGTTCCTGAGTTTTATTGGGGTTATTTCTTGTAGTAGTGATGACAGTAGTCCTGCACCAACACCGCCAATAGAAGAGATTAAAGTTCCTTCTGCTATTGAGTTTAGTGATTTGAGAAAAAGTATTTTAGAGCGAGAGAAACAATACGTTAACACGACAATTAATGAACATGGAGGAATTACTTTTACGAGTAAGAAAGGAGTGGAAGTAGAGGTCAATTACTTGAGTGTGGGAGATGATTCAGTCCAAGAAGGGGATGAAGTAACCTGTACTTTTATTGAACTATATGATAAAGGGGTGATGGCTTTAGCCAACCGCCCAACGATGGGTATTTATCCCGATCGCGATGAGTATGGTTATTTTGATGTGACGAAAGATGAATATGGTCGTATCCATGCTGAAGGGTACCGCGGATTTATTATTACAGGTGGGGAGTTTTATTTTGATATTAAAGTCAAAGGTAAACAGGTAACGAATTACGGAATCAATATGGTTGTTCCTGCTAAGAATACCAGAGGATTTCAAGAGGGGATGTTGGTTTGGCAAGGAAATGTAAATGAAAAAGATGATTTAACCTTTACGGAGATTCCAATTCAAACAGAAATGGGATTTTTGCAAGGGGATGAAGCCAATGAGAATTATGTGATGTATTTGAATGGATGGGATAATTTACCTGGAGAAATAGGGTGGTCAAACATCGATAAATATGCCAATTTTGAAGGTGAAAAAACACAGTTTTTCGTCAGCGTTCCCCAAGGATATAACTATGAAACTGCGGCTATTTACTTAGGCGTTAAAAATGAAGAAGGACTTGCACATTTGGATGTTTTTCTCAATCACCCTGAACTAGGAGATGTTTTTACAGAGCACTACGGTTGGGTACCAGTAGGATTGGAGGGATACGTGTTCTTTATTTCAGTAGATCCGAATACCAAAAAAGTAGTCTATGCGATTAAAGATATTACAGTAACTAAAAATCAGTTGATTCAAATTAAACCAGAAGATTTAAAAACAGGAACAACGGAAGAGGTGATAGCTATCTTAAATGGATTGCGATAAGAAGGAAGGAAAAAAATCACTTGTTTTTTTGGTTGAACACTTCAACTTGGATGCAATAGAAAAAAGGCGGCTGTCACAATAGGATAGCTGCCTTTTTTGTAGGATAACCTTAGGGTTAGTATAAAATTACCCGTTTAAATTGTAAGGGAAGGTTGACCTACTGCCAGGCGATAGGCATCCTTGAAAACCTCTGAAAAAGTAGGATGAGCATAAGAAATGGAGTACATATCTTGGGCAGTTACCTCATATTCAAGAGCTACAACTGCTTGAGCAATTAGATCCGCAGCACGTGCACCAATGAGATGAACACCCAGAACCTCTCCGTATTTGGGGTCAACGAGTACTTTTGCGAAACCCGCTGTATCCATAGAAGCGCGAGCGCGAGCATTGGCTGAAAATGGAAATTTACCAACGTTATACGGGATGTTTTTATCGATTAATTCTTGCTCTGTTGCACCAACAGAAGCTACTTCAGGCCAGGTATAAACGACACTGGGAATGTGGTTGTACTGCATATGCGGTTTTTGACCATTTAGCGTCTCTACAACAAAAACAGCTTCTTCTTCCGCTTTATGTGCTAACATAGCTCCGCCAATTACATCGCCGATGGCGTAAATGGTCGGGGCAGCTGTTTGCAACTGTGCATTGGTTAGGATAAACCCTTTTGCGTCAAGGGTAACATCCGTGTGTTCTAAACCGAGTCCAGTAGTAAAAGGACGTCGACCCACAGCCATTAGTACATAATCAGCTTCTAGCTGTTGTTCTTGCTCTTCCTTATCTCTGAATTTAACCAAGGCTTGATTTCCAATCGTATCGACGTGATACACACGTTGCTCTAAACGTATATCAATATTGTCCTTTTTGAGTATGTTGTGCAAGGTTTTCCCCAATTCCTTATCCATCGCAGGTAATAAGGTTGAGGCATATTCTAGTATAGTTACTTTAGTTCCCATTCGATTAAAAATAGAAGCCATCTCAACCCCAATAACCCCTCCGCCAATAATGAGTAAACTTGTGGGTTGTTCTGCTAGGGCTAAGGCCTCGGTAGAGGAGATAATGCGCTTTTTATCTAGGTGAATTCCTGGTAATGTTGCAGGCTTAGAACCTGTTGCAATGATAAATTTAGCCGCCGTTATGGAAGTAACCTCGCCTGCGGAAGTAGTTACGGTAATAGACGTATTACTAGTAAAACTAGCGGTACCGAAAAAGGTTGTAATGCCGTTCTTTTGCATTAAAAAAGTCAATCCTTGGGTGGTTTTTTGTACTACTTCTTGTTTTCTTTGATACATTTGTTTGAAATTCAGATGAACTCCTTGAATTTCAATTCCTTGTTTTTTGAACTTAGTTAAGACATCTACATAATGATGGGTACTATCTAGTAGGGCTTTGGTAGGAATACACCCAACATTGGTACATGTACCACCTAATGTCTCGTATTTTTCTATAATGGCTGTTTTGTATCCCAATTGGGCGGCTCGGATGGCGGCTACATATCCACCAGGACCCGAACCAATAACGACAAGATCAAATTTTTCCATTTTTTGTTGTATTAAATTATATTTTTTCAATTACCAGGGCTGTTGCACCTCCACCACCATTGCAAATTGCCGCTACTCCATAGCGCTTATTTTCTTGCTGTAACGCATGGGTTAAAGTGACTAAAATACGTGCACCCGAAGCTCCTATAGGATGTCCTAAGGCCACGGCACCACCGTAAATATTGATGCGATCCAGGGGGATATTCAAGAGCTGAGCCACAGATAAAGGAACAGAAGCATAAGCTTCGTTAATTTCAAATAAATCAATTTCTTCAATAGTTAATTCGGTATTTTTTAGTGCTTTGGGAATGGCTAAAGCGGGCGCTGTCGTAAACCAAAGGGGGTCTTGTGCCGCGTCAGCATATCCAATAATTTTAGCTATGGGTTTTAAATTATAGGTTGCTACTGCGTCTGCAGAGGCTAAAAGAAGCAGCGCCGCACCGTCGTTTAAATTGCTGGAATTGGCGGCTGTTAGTTTGCCGTTTTCTTCAAAAACAGGAGCGAGCTGAGCGAGTTTTTCCGGTATAATCTTGTAAATATCTTCATCGCGATCAATAGGAGTAGGGTTTGATTTATTACGCGATTCCAAAGCGACAATTTCCGCTTTAAATTTGCCCTTTTCCGTTGCTTGTTGAGCCTTTTGATAAGAGTCTAACGCATAAGTATCGAGTTCTTCTCGAGTAAAATTGAAATGGCGGATCCCTATTTCTGCCGCTTTTCCCATGTGGATATTGGCATATGCATCGGTTAGTCCATCGTGTAAAAGCCCGTCAATACTCGTAACATGCCCGAGTTTATGGGTTTGACGAAAAGAAGAATAAAAAGGAACACGACTCATGCTTTCTATTCCTCCAGCGATCACTAAGTGTTCTTGTCCCAACTGAATTTGTTGGGTCGCTAGAGCCACTGCTTTTAACCCAGAAGAACATACTTTGTTGATGGTGGTTGCATCCGTCTGGTCCGAAAGACCAGACAAAATACCTACTTGTCGTGCTGGTGCCTGTCCGAGTCCTGCACTTAATCCATTTCCGATGTAGAGGCTATCTATAGCCGTTGTTGGCAAGTCGAGATCACTGACAATAGACTGTGTGACTACACTACCTAAATCTGTGGCCGCATACGGTTGTAAACTACCTAGAAATCCACCGATAGGTGTTCGTTTAGCCGCTATAATAAATACTTCTTTCATTGTTTTGTTTTTTTAATATTAATAAAATACCGATTGGTATATTTTTGTTTCTAAAAAAAGGCATGGGTTATGCCTTAACAATATTGATAGATTAGTTTGCTAGTTCAGTATGGATAATGTGCTCAATTTGATCAAGTGCAATATTGAGGTGTTTTCGGTCTCCCAGTGATCGAGAAAGTAAAATACCGCCTTCTATGAGAATCACAAATAAAGAGGCTACATCTTCTGCCTGTGCACTTGGTTTAAAATACCCTTGTTCCTTTCCTTGTTCAATTACGCCAGTTAAACGCTGTATCCAGAGCGTAAAATTGTGTTGTACGCTTTCTTTGAGGAAGAGCAGGTGATCATCGGCTTCTGTAGCTGCATTTAATAGAGCACATCCGCCAGAGGTTACGAGTTTCTCCCAATATTGTCTGTAAAAATCGACAAAATTCAGTAAAGCTTCTTTCGGATTTTTTCCTCGATTAAGTGCGGCGTGAATTTCGCGTTTTATGAGGGCCACATTATGTAAAAAAGCTTCAATGACAACCTCATCTTTGTTGCTGAAATTGCCATAAATACTTCCTTTTGTTAGTCCAGTGATCGCGGTAATGTCCGATATAGAAGTAGCTGCGTAGCCTTTTGTATTAAACAAAGGCGCTGTTTTTTCTATAATGAACTGTCTTGTTTTAGCTGCTTTACTCATCTTTAAAAGTAGATTGATGCAACAAAGATATAAAAAATACCAATTGGTATATTGAGTGAATCACCTAATTTTTGAAAGAATACATTTTTAACGTTGTCAAAAGATGGTAGAATTGTATGTGGAAAAAACTTATTACTTTAGTTGCGTAGGTAGTTTTCCATAGTGTTTTTTACAAGCAGTCGTAAAGTGATGCCTGTGTTTATATCCTACAGATGCTGCAATTGCATAAATCCTATACACATTGCTTGCCAAAACGCCTTGTTTAAGATGTTTTGAGTAGTTCAAGCGGAGGATTACAAGTAAACCAAGAATATAAAAGTAGCTTTTAAATAGGCTGGATGAAATGATTTAAAAAGAGGAAGTAGTATCGAGCAGGTTAGATTAAAAACAAAAGCAGGGAGCGCTAGATAGCGCTCCCTGCTTCATATTTAACAAGTGTAAAATAGAAAAAATAAAGAATGAATTTTTTTATTTTTTGGTATTGATGGTGATTTCTCCTGTGTACTTTCCTATGATTTTTTCTTTGGGTTTACCTTTAAAGTCCATCGTCCATAGTGTAAAGTCAATTTTACCGTCTTTAACTAGTTCTATATATTGATTTCCCGTTGCTGTTTTGTACATATCTGCTAGGTCTACAGAAGAGCCTTCATCCGTGTGTACGTCTAACCATGTAGAACTCCAAGTAGTTAAACCAAAAGGTTCAAAAGGAGTAATGGTGTAATTTCCATTTTTTGGAGATACTTGAAAAGCGAGTAGTTCTCTCTTAAATTCCACATTAAATTGAAGTACATTATTGAAGCTGTTAATCCCATTAGACAACTCTAATCGATATTGATCATAAATTCCTCCATCTCCAACTTTTTGACCAATATATTTAAAAGAAGCCTTACTTAGGTCATATCTTTTGTCTTGGTAAATAAAATAACTAGGGGATTTAATTTCAACTTCACTTACGCGAACATCTATCGGTAAGGGTTGACTAGCTTCGTATCCTTCTTTAGTAGCAATAAAGGTGTAATTGCCTGCCTTTTGCGCTAACCAAGATGAGCCTACTTCCTTGCCATCGAGTTTAATAACAGCATCTGAAATTTGCTGATTGTTATTGTCTTTTACAGTAAATTTGATCGTTTCTCCTTCATAGAAAATTGTTCTTTCTGCAGATAAAACCAACTTTTTTTGCGTGGCTTGTCCGTTGTTTACTTTGATCGTTATACTGTTACTGTTTTTGTAACCTTCCTTTTTGGCAATGACAGTATAGGTACCTGCCTGTTGGAAAATAAATGGATTAGAAATGGCCACATTG contains the following coding sequences:
- a CDS encoding endonuclease III domain-containing protein, with product MTKTEKVHFVLETLDALYPEIPVPLDHKDAYTLLIAVLLSAQCTDERVNKITPILFAKADNPYDMVKMTVAEIQDIIRPCGLSPMKSKGIYGLSKILIEEHNGEVPADMEALERLPAVGHKTASVVIAQAFDIPAFPVDTHIHRLLYRWGFSNGKSVQQTEKDAKRLFPKDKWNKLHLQLVWYGRQYSPARAWKLELDIITSVIGRKTVLNEYYKKQEKKASK
- a CDS encoding sigma-70 family RNA polymerase sigma factor, which encodes MELIQLPDATLVHHYVGGNEQALEILIKRHQAKIFGFIFSKLDDVELANDIFQDTFIKVVNTLKTGKYNEEGKFISWVMRIAHNLIMDHYRKEKRVTIYNDTEQTPFFTFLKDDSETIEEVLVNNQITEDLQQLILELPEDQQEVIRMRLYQDMSFKEIAETRAISINTALGRMRYAIINLRRLMEKRQISLSQ
- a CDS encoding carboxypeptidase regulatory-like domain-containing protein, producing MKKAFSLFALTALFSLIMMATSCSKSSDSEPPFVEKALVLTSNKTDIKEGEAVEFTVKENNELVAGATLFIDNVAISNPFIFQQAGTYTVIAKKEGYKNSNSITIKVNNGQATQKKLVLSAERTIFYEGETIKFTVKDNNNQQISDAVIKLDGKEVGSSWLAQKAGNYTFIATKEGYEASQPLPIDVRVSEVEIKSPSYFIYQDKRYDLSKASFKYIGQKVGDGGIYDQYRLELSNGINSFNNVLQFNVEFKRELLAFQVSPKNGNYTITPFEPFGLTTWSSTWLDVHTDEGSSVDLADMYKTATGNQYIELVKDGKIDFTLWTMDFKGKPKEKIIGKYTGEITINTKK
- a CDS encoding TetR/AcrR family transcriptional regulator, translating into MSKAAKTRQFIIEKTAPLFNTKGYAATSISDITAITGLTKGSIYGNFSNKDEVVIEAFLHNVALIKREIHAALNRGKNPKEALLNFVDFYRQYWEKLVTSGGCALLNAATEADDHLLFLKESVQHNFTLWIQRLTGVIEQGKEQGYFKPSAQAEDVASLFVILIEGGILLSRSLGDRKHLNIALDQIEHIIHTELAN
- the lpdA gene encoding dihydrolipoyl dehydrogenase: MEKFDLVVIGSGPGGYVAAIRAAQLGYKTAIIEKYETLGGTCTNVGCIPTKALLDSTHHYVDVLTKFKKQGIEIQGVHLNFKQMYQRKQEVVQKTTQGLTFLMQKNGITTFFGTASFTSNTSITVTTSAGEVTSITAAKFIIATGSKPATLPGIHLDKKRIISSTEALALAEQPTSLLIIGGGVIGVEMASIFNRMGTKVTILEYASTLLPAMDKELGKTLHNILKKDNIDIRLEQRVYHVDTIGNQALVKFRDKEEQEQQLEADYVLMAVGRRPFTTGLGLEHTDVTLDAKGFILTNAQLQTAAPTIYAIGDVIGGAMLAHKAEEEAVFVVETLNGQKPHMQYNHIPSVVYTWPEVASVGATEQELIDKNIPYNVGKFPFSANARARASMDTAGFAKVLVDPKYGEVLGVHLIGARAADLIAQAVVALEYEVTAQDMYSISYAHPTFSEVFKDAYRLAVGQPSLTI
- a CDS encoding thiolase family protein: MKEVFIIAAKRTPIGGFLGSLQPYAATDLGSVVTQSIVSDLDLPTTAIDSLYIGNGLSAGLGQAPARQVGILSGLSDQTDATTINKVCSSGLKAVALATQQIQLGQEHLVIAGGIESMSRVPFYSSFRQTHKLGHVTSIDGLLHDGLTDAYANIHMGKAAEIGIRHFNFTREELDTYALDSYQKAQQATEKGKFKAEIVALESRNKSNPTPIDRDEDIYKIIPEKLAQLAPVFEENGKLTAANSSNLNDGAALLLLASADAVATYNLKPIAKIIGYADAAQDPLWFTTAPALAIPKALKNTELTIEEIDLFEINEAYASVPLSVAQLLNIPLDRINIYGGAVALGHPIGASGARILVTLTHALQQENKRYGVAAICNGGGGATALVIEKI